The following are from one region of the Paenibacillus sabinae T27 genome:
- a CDS encoding transposase produces MSEPRKQYNEEFKKQTVKYLQEQTKSVEDIALELNIPVKTLYAWKAKYREFKNEPIASLDRVRELEQLLKEKERELHESQQRAADAEEELAIVKKAVHIFSKPKN; encoded by the coding sequence ATGAGTGAACCACGGAAACAGTATAACGAAGAGTTCAAGAAACAAACGGTAAAGTACCTGCAGGAGCAAACGAAGTCGGTAGAGGACATCGCTCTGGAGCTGAATATTCCTGTGAAGACCCTGTATGCCTGGAAGGCGAAATACCGCGAGTTTAAGAACGAGCCTATCGCCAGCCTGGATCGAGTCCGCGAACTGGAGCAGCTGCTGAAAGAAAAAGAACGTGAACTTCACGAAAGCCAGCAACGTGCTGCCGATGCGGAGGAGGAACTGGCCATCGTAAAAAAAGCAGTGCACATCTTCAGCAAACCAAAGAACTGA